Within Kutzneria chonburiensis, the genomic segment GCCCGGCGATGACCAGGTACGGCCGCCCCTTGCGGCGCTGCGGCCCGCCCGAGGTGAGCACGACCGGCAGCACCGGCAGCACACAGGGGGAGAGGCTGGTGATCACCCCGGCCAGAAACCCGACGACGACCAACGTGACCATGGGGCAAGGTTACTGCCCGCGCGCACCCGACCACGTTACCGATCTCTTACGCCCGCCGGCCCAAGGGAGTCCGACTGCCGTGCTACCGTACGCGTCTGAACGGTTCCCGTTGGTGATCGACGGCGGTTCATGCGGCTTTTACGCCGATGCCGGCGTCAACTCCAGTCGCCAAGCGGGTGTATTCTGAGATTGCTGTTAACAGTTACAGTGGCGTTCTGTCCGGTAATTCGCATTAGTGCGAAAACTAGGGACGATCGGGCGTCCTGTGCTGGCGGGAAACGCGCATAGGCTCCGGCGGTCCGTTATGGAGTCGCCCGGAATGAGGTGTGCGCGGATGGTCCGCCAACAACGCCGAAGACTGGTGCTCGTCGTGGCCACGGTCACCGGCATGCTCGCCGCGACCGGCCCGAACGCGCTGGCCGCCACCGCGGCCGCCGCCGACCAGGCTTTGGCCCAGGGGAGCAAGCAGTCGGTGATCGTGGTGTTGAAGAACCAACATCCCGAGTTATCACCGAAGGCCCAGCGCAGCCAACGCCAGCAGACCGTCGGCCAGGAGCAGGCGCCGCTGGTCAACCAGGCCAAGCAGGTCGGCGCGCAGAACGTGAAGGCGTTCGACGTGCTCAACGGCTTCTCGGCCAAGGTGACCGACGCCGAGTCGGCCAAGCTGGCCGCCGACCCGAACGTCGCCGCCGTCGTGCCTGACCGCACCCGGGCCGTGAAACCCCTGAGCACGGCCCAGAAGCAGCAGATCCAGGCCACGCCGCCGCCGGACCAGCCGCTCGCCGCGGGCGCGTGCCCGACCGACCCGGGCAAGCCGGTGTTGGAGCCCGAGGCGCTACAGACCACGCACACCGCCTTCACCAACCCGAGCGTGCCGCAGGCGCAGAACATCGTGGACGGCAAGGGCGTCAGCGTGGCGTGGATCGCCGACGGCATGGACCCGAACAACCCCGACTTCATCCGGGCCGACGGCAGCCACGTCTTCACCGACTACCAGGACTTCTCCGGCACCGACCCGAACGGGCCGCAGAGCGGTGAGGAGGCGTTCGGTGACGCCAGCTCCATCGCCGCGCAGGGCCGCGTGACCTACGATCTGTCCACTGTGGTCGCCGCCGCGCACCCGCTGCCCAAGGGCTGCAACGTCACCGTGCGCGGCATCGCGCCCGGCGCCAGCCTGGTCGGCCTGAACATCTTCGGCAGCGCCGAGCTGGTCACCAACTCGATCGTGTTGCAGGCCATCGACTACGCCGTGAACAACGACAACGTCGACGTGATCAACGAGTCGCTTGGCGGCAACCCGTTCCCGGCCGACGGCGTGGACCCGGTCGCGCTGGCCAACGACGCCGCCGTCGCCGCGGGCGTCACCGTGGTCGCCTCCACCGGCGACGCCGGCCCCAGCGGCACCATCGGCACCCCGGCGGTCGACCCGCACGTGATCTCCGCCGGCTCCGTCACCAACTACCGGCTGTACGCCCAGACCGGCGAGCGGGGCGCCCGCACCTTCGCCAAGACCTGGGCCAACGACAACATGTCCTCGCTGTCCTCCGGCGGAATCGACGACCTCGGCCGCGTGCCGGACCTGGTCGCGCCGGGCGAGTCCGGCTGGTCGGTGTGCGACGCCGACCCGCGTTTCGCCGGCTGCACCAATGAGCAGGGCCGCCCGTCCGCCATCCGCACGTTCGGCGGCACCAGCGAGGCCGCGCCGTTCATCGCCGGCGGCGCCGCGCTGGTCATCCAGGCGTACAAGAACACGCACAACGGCGCCAAGCCGAGCCCGCAGCTGGTCAAGCAGATCCTCACCAGCACCGCCACCGACCTCGGCCACCCGGCCGACGAGCAGGGCGCGGGCGAGATGAACACCTACGCCGCGGTGCGGGCCGCCATGTCCATCCAGGACGGCAACGGCAAGCCCTCGGCCCAGGGCGCGGGCCTGCTGGCCACCACGACCGGCGGCGACACGCAGCTCACCGCCGTGGCCAAGCCGGGCAGCTCGGTCACCGAGCCGCTGACCATCACCAACACCAGCCCCAACACCCAGACCGTGTCCGCGCACGGCCGCGTGCTGGGCAAGACGCTGGCCGACACGACCAGCAGCATCGCCCTGGACGCCACCTCGGCCACCGCGCCGACGTTCATCGACGGCACCAGCGCCACCCGCGTGTACGCCAAGACGACGTTCCAGGTGCCGTTCGGCGCCGACCACCTCCAGGGCAGCCTGGCCTGGCCGGGCAACCCGTCGCAGAGCGCGACGGTCCGGATGGCGCTGATCGACCCCAACGGCGTCTACCAGTCCGACTCCCGCCCGCAGAACAGCGGCGCCCAGTCCAACCACGGCCGGGTCGACGTGCACTACCCGGCCCCGGGCACCTGGACCGCGGTGTTCTACGTGACCAAGGGCGCGACCGGGTTCAAGGGCAACGTGGCCTACCAGTTCACCAGCACCAAGTACGTGGACTTCGGCTCGGTCAGCCCGAAGACGCTGACCCTCAAGCCCGGCCAGTCCGGCACCTTCCACGTCACCGCCAAGACGCCGGACCAGCCCGGCGACCTGTCGGCCGCGGTCGAGCTGGACACCCCGCTCGGCGGCGTGTCCTCGGTGC encodes:
- a CDS encoding S8 family serine peptidase — its product is MVRQQRRRLVLVVATVTGMLAATGPNALAATAAAADQALAQGSKQSVIVVLKNQHPELSPKAQRSQRQQTVGQEQAPLVNQAKQVGAQNVKAFDVLNGFSAKVTDAESAKLAADPNVAAVVPDRTRAVKPLSTAQKQQIQATPPPDQPLAAGACPTDPGKPVLEPEALQTTHTAFTNPSVPQAQNIVDGKGVSVAWIADGMDPNNPDFIRADGSHVFTDYQDFSGTDPNGPQSGEEAFGDASSIAAQGRVTYDLSTVVAAAHPLPKGCNVTVRGIAPGASLVGLNIFGSAELVTNSIVLQAIDYAVNNDNVDVINESLGGNPFPADGVDPVALANDAAVAAGVTVVASTGDAGPSGTIGTPAVDPHVISAGSVTNYRLYAQTGERGARTFAKTWANDNMSSLSSGGIDDLGRVPDLVAPGESGWSVCDADPRFAGCTNEQGRPSAIRTFGGTSEAAPFIAGGAALVIQAYKNTHNGAKPSPQLVKQILTSTATDLGHPADEQGAGEMNTYAAVRAAMSIQDGNGKPSAQGAGLLATTTGGDTQLTAVAKPGSSVTEPLTITNTSPNTQTVSAHGRVLGKTLADTTSSIALDATSATAPTFIDGTSATRVYAKTTFQVPFGADHLQGSLAWPGNPSQSATVRMALIDPNGVYQSDSRPQNSGAQSNHGRVDVHYPAPGTWTAVFYVTKGATGFKGNVAYQFTSTKYVDFGSVSPKTLTLKPGQSGTFHVTAKTPDQPGDLSAAVELDTPLGGVSSVPFTLRSLITTANGGAFSGTIVGGNGRDFAPAQTQTYWFDVPAGKKDFGIDVSLGGDPNQVVYAALKSPSGEVVSLSTNQQQGAGGVVRTKSMQGYVHAPEKGRWELVINVNQGVSGTALSQPFTGHLKFNVVDASVTGLPSGKVAAGKPITVQVKVRNNGVAPESVFVDPRLTTESDQTLVVLGGTSANQTFPQPATATGTAWLVPTESRSLTIQQNATLPADFDASGFSGVSEIRGTPRGNSATGSTAAPEVTQGQWLAVATPVGPENAEVSGSASLAAQVHAQDFDRTVTSTTGDLWRFSVDTDGNFAPVQLAPGQSATISVTITPTGAKGTKVSGVLYVDNFNGVLLSGDELAGVPYSYTIG